The Mycolicibacterium parafortuitum nucleotide sequence GAGTACAGCGCCATCACGGCTCCCACGCTGGTGGTGTGGACCAGTGACGACCCGACCGCCGACGTCGAGGAGGGGCGCCGCATCGCTTCGATGATCCCCGGTGCCCGCTTCGAGGTGATGCCGGGCTGTGGCCACTGGCCCCAATACGAGGACCCCAAGACGTTCAACCGGTTACACCTCGACTTCCTGCTGGGGCGCCCATGACCGTCGATGCGGACGTGGTGATCGTCGGCGCGGGACCGTCGGGGCTGACGTTGGCCAATATTCTTGGCCTGCAAGGTGTTCGCGTGCTCGTCGTCGACGAGCGTGACAAGCTCATCGACTACCCCCGCGGCGTGGGGCTCGACGACGAGTCGCTGCGGACCTTCCAGTCGATCGGGCTGATCGATCAGGTGCTGCCGCACACCGTTCCCAACCAGATCCTGCGGTTCTTCGACGCCGACCGGAGGCTGCTCGCCGAGATGGCCCCTCCGGACGCACGTTTCGGCTGGCCCAAACGCAACGGCTTCGTCCAGCCGATGGTCGATGCCGAACTCTACGCCGGGCTGGGCCGGTTCGAGCACGTCGAGGTCCGGTTCGGGCATCGGATGCACACGTGCACCGAGACGTCCGACGGGGTCACTGTCGAGTTCGACAGCGGACAGCCCGCGGTGTCGGCCCGGTACGTCGTGGGTTGCGACGGCGGCCGCAGCGCCACCCGACGCCTGATGGGGGTGTCGTTCGACGGGACCACCTCGTCGACGCGATGGCTGGTCGTCGACATCGCCAACGACCCTCTCGGGCACCCCAACAGCGAGGTCGGCGCGGACCCGCGGCGGCCCTACGTGTCGATCGCGATCGCCCACGGCATCCGGCGTTTCGAGTTCATGATCCATCCGCACGAATCCGACGAAGAGGCCGACGACCCGGCGTTCGTCCGGCGGATGCTGGGCCGGCTGATCCCGTACCCGGAACGTGTCGACATGATCCGGCACCGCGTCTACACCCACCACTCCCGGATCGCCGGCTCGTTCCGCAAGGGCAGGCTGATGCTGGCCGGCGACGCGGCACACCTGATGCCGGTGTGGCAGGGACAGGGCTACAACAGCGGTATCAGGGATGCGGCGAACCTCGGGTGGAAACTCGCCGCGGTCGTCACCGGCAAGGCCGACGACGCGCTGCTGGACACCTACGACGCGGAGCGGCGCAAGCACGCCCGCGCGATGATCGATCTGTCCACGATGGTGGGCCGGGTCATCTCGCCGACCAACAGGAAGGTCGCCGCACTGCGCGACCGGGTTATCCACGCGGCCTCGGCGGTGCCGTCGCTGAAGCGCTACGTGCTGGAGATGCGCTTCAAACCGATGCCGCGCTACCAGCAGGGCGCGGTCTACCACCACCAGCACGCCGCCCCGAACTCACCGACCGGCACGCTGTTCATCCAGCCGCGGGTCGACACCCGCGACGCACAGAACGTGCTGCTCGACGAGGTACTCGGAACGGGATTCGCGGTGCTGTGCTGGAGCAACAATCTGCGGGCGGTACTCGGAAACGACACATTCGAGCAGTGGAAGGCGTTGGGCGCCAGGTTCGTCGAGGTACGGCCGATATCGCAGCTGCGGTGGCCGGGACACGACGACGCCGACGTCATCGTGGTCGGCGACCGCACCGGGGCGCTGAAATCCTGGTTCGACGTCTACACCGATTCCGTGCTGTTCCTGCGGCCCGACCGCTGCATCGCCGCGGCCTGCATCGCGCAGCGCGCGCCGGAGACCTCGACGGCACTGTTCGAGGTGCTGCACCTGATCCAGGGAGGAGGGGCCGGTTCACATGGCGAAAAGTCAGATGGCACTGTGCTGCATGTCGCACAGTCCGCTGCTGAATCTTCCGGGGCCGTCACAGGAACTCCTTGACGACATCGAGGGCGCAATGGTCGCGGCCAGGGACTTCGTCACCGACTTCGATCCCGAGCTCGTCGTCACCTTCGCGCCCGACCACTACAACGGTTTCTTCTATCGCGCGATGCCGCCGTTCTGCATCGGCACCGCGGCTACCGGCGTCGGCGACTACGGCACCTACAAGGGCCCGCTGAACGTCCCCGCCGACCTCGCCACCGACTGTGCCCGCGCGGTGCTCGACGCCGACGTCGACGTCGCGCTGTCGGCGGCGATGGACGTCGACCACGGCACCGTGCAGCCGCTGGAGAAACTGTTCGGGAACGCGGCCGCGCGGCCGGTGATCCCGGTGTTCGTCAACTCGGTGGCCACCCCGCTGGGCCCGATCCGGCGGGTGCGCGCACTCGGCGCCGCGGTGGGCGCGCATCTGGGCACCCTCGGCAAGAGGATTCTGCTGATCGGCTCCGGCGGGCTGTCGCACGACCCGCCGGTGCCGACGCTGGCCACCGCTCCCGCGGCCGCGCTGGAGCGCATCGTCCACGGCGCTCCGATGAGTGACGACCAGCGCCAGGCCCGCCAGAGTGCCGTGATGGCGGCCGCCCGCGAATTCGCTGCGGGGCAGGGGAAACTGGCGCCGCTGAACCCCGACTGGGACAACGCGTTCCTCGACCTCGTCGACACCGGGCGCCTCGCCGAGGTGGACCGCTGGGACAACACCTGGGTGGCCCGACAGGCCGGCAACTCCGCGCATGAGGTCAGAACGTGGGTGGCCGCGTTCGCGGCGCTCGCGGCGCAGGGTGACTACCGTACCGGCAACCGGTTCTACCGTGCGGCACCGGAACTGATCGCCGGGTTCGCAATCCGAACGGCGGTGATTGCGTGACCTCCTCGATCGATCCGGCTGACTTCGACCACGTCACCGATGTGCTGATCATCGGCTCCGGCGGGGGCGGGATGACGGCGGCGCTGACCGCGGGCGCGGCCGGTCTGGACACGCTCGTCGTCGAAAAGTCGGCCCGGTTCGGCGGCTCCACCGCGCTGTCCGGCGGCGGCATCTGGGTACCGGGTGCACCGTCGCAACGCAGACAAGGACACGTCCCGGACCCCGAACAGGTGTTCCGCTACCTGAAGGAGATCACCGGCGGGCTGGTCAGCGACGCGCGGCTGCGCACGTACGTCGAGGCCGCGCCGGAGATGATGGAGTTCCTCGAAAACCTCAGCCCGTGGCTGGAATTCGTGTGGAAGCCGGGTTACGCCGACTACTACCCGGAATTGCCCGGCGGCTCGCCGCTCGGCAGCACGATCAACGTGCCCGAGATCGACCTGCGCACCCTCGGCGACGAGGAGGAGAACCTGCTCACACCGCTGGCGCTGGCCCCGCGCGGTATCTGGTTCGCGCCCAAGGATCTGCGGCTGTTCTATCAGGTGCGCCAGTCGTGGCGAGGCAAAGCCGTCCTGGTGAAACTGATCTGGCGGATGTTCCGGGCGCGGGTGTTCGGTGACAGGATGGCTGCCATCGGGCAGTCGCTGGTGGCGCGCCTGCGGCTGGCGATGAAGCAGCAGAACATCCCGCTGTGGCTGAACTCTCCGATGACAGAGCTCATCACCGACCACGACGGCCGGGTGGTCGGCGCGGTCGTCGAGAAGGACGGCCGGTCCGTGCGCGTCCGGGCGGACCGCGGGGTGGTGCTGGCCAGCGGCGGCTTCGACCACGACATGGCCTGGCGGTTGCAGTATCTGCCCGAACTGGCCAGGGTCCGGGAGATGCGCGGTGACGACAAGGACTGGAGCTTCGGTAATCCGGCCGCGACGGGCGACGGTATCCGGGCGGGGGAGAAGGTCGGCGCGGCAACCGAACTGCTCGACGAGGCCTGGTGGTTCCCGGCCATGTGCTGGCCCGACGGACGGCTGCAGTTCATGCTCAACGAACGGATGATGCCGGCGCAGTTCATCGTCAACGGCGCCGGCAAGCGGTTCATCAACGAAGCGGCCCCGTACATGGACTTCGCGCACGCGATGATCGACGGGGAGCGCTCCGGCGTCACCCACATCCCGTGCTGGCTGATCACCGACATCCGGTCGTTCCACCGCTACGTCGTCGGCGGTCACCTGCCGATCCCGAAGGTGCCGTTCGCCCCCGTCCCGACCGGATGGAAGGTGCCCGCGGCCTGGCTGGAATCCGGGGTGGTCAAGACCGGTAGCACCTGGGAGGAGCTCGCTGCTCAGATCGGCGTCCCCGGCGCCGAACTGCGCAATACCGCAGAACGATTCAACGAGCTGGCGCGCAAAGGGCACGACGACGACTTCCACCGCGGCGACAGCGCGTACGACAACTACTACGGCGACCCGACGCTGCCGAACCCGAACCTGTACCCGATCGGCAAGCCGCCCTACTACGCGTTCCAGATCATCCTCGGTGATCTCGGCACGTCCGGTGGGTTGCGCACCGACGAGTTCGCCCGGGTGCTGCGTGCCGACGATTCGGTGATCGACGGCCTCTACGCCGTCGGAAACGTGTCCGCGGCGGTGATGGGGCGCAGCTACGCCGGCGCGGGCGCGACCATCGGCCCGGCGATGGCCTTCGGCTACGTCGCCGCCCGCCACATCGCGGCGTCGGAGAACAAAGAGCCCGTCAGCCACCAGCCCGCGAAAGACCCGGACCTTCAAGGAGGCAACCAGTAATGAAGATTTCTCTGTTCTACGAGTTCGCGCTGCCGCGGCCATGGTCCGATGACGACGAACGCGAACTGTTCCAGGACGGGCTCGACGAGGTGGAGGCCGCCGACAAGGCGGGGTTCTCGACCGTTTGGCTCACCGAGCACCACTTCCTCGAGGAGTACTGCCACGCCACCGCGCCGGAGATGTTCCTGGCCGCGGCGAGCCAACGCACCAAGAACATCCGGCTCGGCTTCGGCGTGATGCACCTCCCCCCGCCGATCAACCACCCCGCGCGCATCGCCGAGCGGGTCGCGACGCTGGACCTGATCTCCAACGGCCGAGTCGAGTTCGGCACCGGTGAGGGATCCTCGGTGGCCGAACTGGGCGGCTTCAACATCGACCCGGCCGACAAGCGCAGCATGTGGGAAGAGGCGCTGGAGGTCTCGATCCGCTGTATGACCGAGGCGCCGTTCACCGGTTTCAAGGGCCAGCACGTCGAGATGGCCGCCCGCAACGTGATCCCGAAGCCGCTGCAGGATCCGCACCCGCCGGTGTGGGTGGCCTGCACCCGGCCGTCCTCGGTGCAGATGGCGGCCCAGAAGGCCATCGGCGCACTGAGTTTCGCCTACACCGGACCCGAAGCGCTCAAGGACCGGGTGGACGGCTACTACAAGGAATTCGAGGAGCAGGGCGCGCCGATCACCCCGGCGATCAACCCGAACATCCTGGCCATCGGCGGCGACCTGTCGATGATGGTCGCCAAGAACGACGACGAGGCGATCAAGCGGCTCGGTATCGGCGGCGGCTTCTTCTCGTTCGGCATCATGCACTACTACCTGACCGGAATGCACACCCCCGGCCGCACCGGGGTGTGGGAACTGTACGAGAAGGCGGTCAAGGAGGACCCGACGCTGGCCTACGGGCCGGGGCGCGGGGCGATCGGTGGGCCCGAGACCGTGCGCGAGTTCCTGCGCGGATACGAGGCCAGCGGTGTCGACGAGATCATCCTGCTGCTCAATCCGCGCAGCCACGAGGGCACCATGGAATCCATCGAGATCATGGGCAACGAGATCCTGCCCGAGTTCATCGAGCGTGACGCGTTGGCCGTCAAGGACAAGGCCAAGCGCCTCGAACCGGTCATCGAGAAGGTCGAGGCACGCCGCCAGAACTGGGACGCACCGACGTTCGACGAAACCTACGCGTTCGGCGGCCTGCCCACCGGCCGCGGCGGCAAGTTCACCGCCGGCGAGATCCCCGAGGCGATGGCCGAGATCAACGAGGGCAGGGTCAAGGCAGCGCAAGCCGAGAAAGAGGCCAGGGCCGCCAAGGAAGCGGCGGGCTGAGGAACACCGCCGACCGTGGTGCAGATCGACGAACTGTTCCGCTATGACGATCGACGCGTGGTCGTGACCGGCTGCGCGTCCGGTATCGGGGCAGCGCTGAGCCGTCAGCTGGCAAAACTCGGTGCCGAGGTCGTCGGCCTCGACCTGAGTTCTCCGGCACAGGATTCCGGCGTCGCCGAATTCCACACCCTCGACCTCGCCGACGAGGGGTCGGTGGCCGACGCGGTCGGCGCCGTCGCGGGCCCGGTCCATGCGCTGTTCAACGTCGCCGGGGTGTCCTCCGGCATCAAGAATCCGCTGCGGGTGGTCACCATCAACTTCCTCGGCACCCGGCGGTTCACCGAGGCGATCACACCGCTGATGCCACCGGGATCGGCGATCGCCAACGTGTCGTCGCTCGCGGCGTCGCAATACCTCGCCAACGCGCCGGTGACGCTCGGTCTGCTGGAGACCGAGTCCTTCGCCGACGGCATCCGGTGGTGCGAAGCCAATCCCGACGCCCTGGCCGACGGGGGGTACCGGTTGTCGAAGGAGGCGATCATCCTCTACGGCATGCGGTACGTCGCGGCGTTGGGCCGCAAAGGGATCCGCATCAACTGCAGTGCCCCCGGTGTCACCGATACCCCGATTCTCGACCAGCTCAGGAGCGCCTACGGGCAGGGCTTCCTGGATGCGTTCAGCAATCCGCTGGGCCGGCACGCCGACGCCGACGAACAGGCCAGTGTGCTCGCGTTCCTGAACAGTGCGGCGGCCCGACACATCACCGGGCATGTGGTGTGGGTCGACGGCGGTTCGGTCGCGGAACGGGTTTTCGAGGATCTGACCGATCGCGTGCACCAGCAACAAGCGAAGGATGCGACATGACCGGCACCATGAGCGACTTCCGCAAAGCCGCCGACGAGGTCCGCAACTGGGGACGCTGGGGTGACGAGGACGAGCTCGGCACCCTGAACTTCATCACCCCCGACAAGGTGCGCGAGGCCGCCGGCCTGGTGAAGAAGGGCAGTGTCATCTCGCTCGGCGGCGACTTCAGCGCAGGCGGTCCGCAGGGGGCGTTCAAGTTCCGGCAGAACCCCGTGCACGTGATGACCGTCGACGGCGGAGATGCCTCCACCCTGGTCGAGTACGGACCCCAGTGGCTGCGCAACGCGGTGGCCGCCGATATGAGCGCGTTCTTCGCCGACAATCCGTTCCGGTTCAACGACGACCTCATCGTGATGCCGCTGCAGGCCGCCACGCAGTGGGACGCGATGTCGCACGTGTACTACGAGGACAAGCTGTACAACGGTTTCCCGGCCGATTCGGTGACCAGCTTCGGGGCATTCCACCTCGGCATCGAGAAGGTGGACAGCAAGGGGATCACGTCCCGCGGCGTGCTCCTGGACGTGGTCGCTCACCGCGGCGAGGACACCTTCTGCCGGCCGGGAACCCCGATCACCGCCGACGAACTCGACGAGATCGCCGCCAAACAGCACGTCGAGATCCGTTCCGGCGACATCGTCGTAGTGCACACCGGGTGGTGGACGCGCTTCCTGGAGACCGGTGACGGCGGTGAGGCCGGGTCCGGTCTGCACTGGACGTGCGCGTCCTGGCTGCACGAACGCGAGGTGGCCGCGGTCGCGTCCGACAACCTGATGGTCGAAGACCCCGACCCCGGCAACGGTGTCGAGGGCACGTTTCTGCCGATGCACATGCTGTGCCTGCGCGACATGGGCCTGATGCTCGGCGAGTACTGGGACCTCGGCCCGCTGGCCGCCGACTGTGCCGCCGACGGCGTGTACGAATTCCAGCTCGTCGCACCCCCGTTGAAGGTCGTCGGTGCAGTCGGTGCCCCGGTCAGCCCCATCGCGATCAAGTGAGTGCGGACATGACGACTTCCCGGCAGCCGTTCGTCGTCGGACTCGGCGGAACCTTGCGGGCGAATTCCTCGACCGAACGCGCGCTCCGTTACTGCCTGGCGGCGGTGGAAAAGCAGGGCGGCCGGACCCGGCTGTTCGCCGCCGAGGACCTCGATCTGCCGATGTACGCACCGCACGAACTCGAACGCACTCCGCGGGCACTGGAACTCGTCAAAACGCTGCGCGACGCCGACGCGGTCGTCGTCGGCTCACCGGGCTACCACGGCGCGATCTCGGGCCTGGTGAAGAACGCGCTCGACTACATCGAGGACCTGCGCGAGGACCCGCGCGTCTACCTCGACAACACCCCCTGGGGATGCATCAGTTGCGCGTACGGCTGGCAGGCGGCGGTCGGCACACTGACCCAACTGCGCGGCATCGGACACGCGTTGCGCGCGTGGCCGACACCGCTCGGCGTCGCGATCAACTCCGCCGAGCCGATCTGGGCGCCCTCAGGCGAGCTCGCGGATACCGAGCAGGCCAGGACGGTTGCGAACCAACTCGAGCTGTTGGCGAGCCAGGTACTGGCCTTCGCCCAGACCGCCAGGGAGACATCGTGACCGAGGGACACGCGGGGCGAAGGTAGTGGCCATGGGATTCGACACCGAGACGGTGACGGTGGACGGTCTTGTCACGAGCTATCTGGTGGCGGGACAGGGAGACCCGGTCGTGCTTCTGCACGGCGGCGAGTTCGGTGCCAGTGCGCGTATCGGGTGGGAACACAACATCGCCGCACTCGCACAGCGACACCGCGTGCTCGCGCCCGACATGCTGGGGTTCGGCGGGTCGGCGAAGGTCGTCGATTTCACCGACGGCCGCGGGATGAGGATCAGGCACATCGCGAGGTTCTGCGAGGTGCTCGGGATCGATGCGGCGCATTTCGTCGGCAACTCGATGGGAGCGATCAACCTGCTGGTCGACGCCACGTCCGATGCGCCGGTGCTGCCCGCCAGAAGCCTGGTCGCCATCTGCGGGGGCGGGGAGATCCAGCGCAACGAACACGTCAGCGCGCTGTACGACTACGACGCCACCTTCGACGGGATGCGCCGAATTGTGGCCGCGCTGTTCGCCGATGAGAGCTATCCCGACGACGGTTACTACGTGCGGCGCCGCTACGAATCCAGTATCGCGCCGGGTGCGTGGGAGTCGTTGGCGGCGGCACGCTTCCGCAGGCCGGGCCTGGAGCCGCCCGCCGCCCCGAGCAGTGCGCGCGCCTACGACCGCATCACGGTGCCGACCCTGGTGGTCGAGGGCGGCGCCGACAAGCTCTTGCCCGCCGGCTGGGCGGCCGAGATCGCCGGACAGATCGCAGGGGGGCGTTCGGTGGTGATCGACGGCGCCGGCCACTGCCCGCAGATCGAATGCCCCGAAGCCGTGAACGATCTGTTGCTGAACTTCTTCGAAGGGACCGTGAAATGACCGAACTCACCGGCAAGGTCGCCGTCGTGACCGGCGGCGCATCGGGGATCGGACGCGGGATCGCGGCCCGGTTCGCCGCCGAGGGCGCCGAGGTGATGATCGCCGATGTGCGCGACGACCTCGGCGAAGAGGTTGCCGCCGAACTCAATTCGGCAGGCGGCAAGACCGTCTACCGGCACGTCGACGTCGGGGACCAGGCGCAGGTGGCCGAACTGGTGGACACCACCGTCGCGACGTTCGGTGCCCTGCATGTGATGGTGAACAACGCCGGCATCTCCAGCCCGCTGCGCAAAGGTCTGTTCTTCGAAGACTTCGAGGAGTTCGACCGGGTCATGCGGGTGAACCTGCTCGGCGTGATGGCGGGCACCCGCGACGCGGCACGTCACATGGCCGAGCACGGCGGCGGCTCGGTGATCAACCTCGGATCGATCGGCGGGATCCAGGCCGGCGGCGGCGTGTCCACCTACCGGGCCTCCAAGGCGGCGATCATCCACTTCACCAAGTGCGCGGCGATCGAGCTCGCGCACTACGAGGTCCGGGTCAACTGCCTTGCGCCCGGCAACATCCCGACGCCGATCCTGGCGTCGTCGGCCACCGACGAGGACCGGGAACGGCTGGAAAGGTTCGAGACCCGGATCCGTCAGCAGATGCGTGACGACAGGCCACTCAAGCGCGAGGGCACCGCCGACGACGTCGCCGAGGCGGCGCTGTACCTCGCCACCGACCGGTCGCGGTATGTGACCGGCACGGTCCTTCCGGTGGACGGCGGGACTGTCGCCGGGAAGGTGATCGTACGCAAGCCGTGATCACTTTAAAGCAGTCGCTTGACTTAGGGTGTGTGACGCGGTTCACTGAAGCGGTGACGACTGCCAGGACGGTCCGTGCCGACCGCGCCACGACAACCCAAGAGGCGATCCTGAAGGCGGCCGAGCGGCTCTACGCCGAACACGGGGTGTATGCGGTCTCCAACCGTCAGGTGAGTGAGGCGGCCGGACAGGGCAACAACGCCGCGGTCGGCTACCACTTCGGCACCAAGACGGATCTGGTGCGCGCGATCGAACAGAAGCACCGCTCCTCGATCGAGCTGCTGTTGGAGCGGATGGTGGCCGACATCGGCGATTCGACCGAGCTGCGGGACTGGATCCGTTGTCTGGTCTGCTCGTTGACCGAACATCTCGCGCAGCTCGGCAACCCGACCTGGTATGCGCGCTTCGCCGCGCAGGCGCTGGCCGACCCGGCGTACCAGAAGATCGTCGTCAAGGATGCGCTGGCGTCCCCGGCGCTGGTCCGCGTCGTCGACGGGATCACCCGCTGTCTGCCCGAGCTTCCGATGGCCGTCGTCGTCGAACGCAACATCATGGCCCGCAACCTGTTGGTACACACCTGCGCCGATTTCGAGCGCGCGTTCGCCGACGGCGCCGCGCTGCCCCGGACCAATTGGGCCGCCGTCGGTTCCGGGCTGATCGACGCCATCGTAGGACTGTGGCAGGCACCCGTGACGGAGGTGCCCTGATATGGCTTCCCTGACATGAAGGTCACCGTCGACCAGGACAAGTGCGTCTCCTCCGGGCAATGCGTGCTCAACGCCATGGAGGTGTTCGACCAGCGCGACGAAGACGGCGTCGTGGAGCTGCTGAACCCCGAGCCCGGGCCCGACCAGGCCCAGCAGGCCCGTAATGCCGCGGCCGCGTGCCCGGCCCTGGCGATCCAGATCGAGGAGTGATTCCATGACCGACACGCTCGTCTCGGCGATACCGGAGTACCCGATGGAGCGGGCCGCTGGCTGCCCGTTCGCGCCTCCGCGTCAGATGCTGGAGATGAACGAGACCAAACCCCTTTCGCGGGTGCGGATCTGGAACGGCACCACTCCGTGGCTGATCACCGGCCACGAGGCCGCCCGCGCGCTGTTCGCCGACCCCCGGGTGTCCGTCGACGATCGGCGCGACGGATTCCCGCACTGGAACGCACACATGCTGGCCACCGTGGACAAGCGGCCGCGCTCGGTGTTCACCTCGGATGCCGAGGAGCACACCAGGTTCCGGCGGATGCTGTCCAAGCCGTTCACGTTCCGGCGTGTCGAGGCGCTGCGCCCGGTGATCCAGGACGTGACCAACGAGTGCATCGACGAGATCCTGGCCGGGCCCCAGCCCGCCGACATGGTCGCCAAGCTCGCGCTGCCGGTGCCGACCCGCGTGATCAGCGACATGCTCGGCGTGCCGTATGAGGACCACGAGTTCTTCCAGGAGCACGCGAACGCCGGACTCGCCCGCTACGCGGCCGCCGACGCGATGCAGAAGGGCGCGATGAGCCTGCATCAGTACTTGATCAACCTGGTCGAGGAGAAGCAGGCCAACCCGTCCGAGGACGCGGTGTCCGACCTCGCCGAGCGGGTGACCGCCGGTGAGATCAGTGTCAAGGAGGCCGCGCAGCTCGGCACCGGGCTGCTGATCGCCGGCCACGAGACCACGGCGAACATGATCGGCATCGGCATCTGCGCGTTGCTGGAGAACCCCGAACAGGCGGCGCTGCTGCGGGATTCGGACGATCCGAAGTTCATCGCCAACGCAGTCGAAGAACTGATGCGCTATCTGTCGATCATCCAGACCGGTCAGCGCCGCGTCGCGATCGAGGACATCGAGATCGCCGGCGAGACGATCAAGGCGGGGGAGGGCATCATCCTCGACCTGGCGCCGGCCAACTGGGATCCGGCGGCCTACCCGGAGCCCGACAAGCTCGACCTGACCCGGGATGCCGGCCAGCAGCTCGGTTTCGGCTATGGCAGGCACCAATGCGTCGGCCAGCAGCTGGCCCGCGCCGAACTGCAGATCGTGTTCCACACGCTGCTGCGCCGCATCCCGACCATGAAGCTTGCCATCCCGCTCGACGAGGTGCCGTTCAAGCACGACCGCCTCGCCTACGGCGTCTACGAACTCCCGGTTACCTGGTAAGCCCCAGACTTCAAGCATTTCAGCCCGATTGGAGACCCGAATGTCTACCGGTACATCTTCTGTAACCGCCACCCTGTATCCGCCCGAGGGCTTCGGCGCACCCAAGAACCGGCAGGGCCATTCCACCGGCGGTGTCGTCGGCCTCCCCGAGGACACCGTGATCTTCTCGGCCGACAACCACATCTCGGTGGCCGACGACATCTTCTACGAGCGTTTCCCTGAGGAGCTCAAGGGTGCCGCGCCGCGCATCTGGTATGAGGACGGCGCCTACATGGTCGGAATGAAGGGCAAGGCCTGGACCGGTGGCGATTTCGGCCGCGTGCTGATGCAGTACGACGACCTCGCCGGAGCCGCGTCGAACAACATCGAGGCCCGTATCCGCGAACTCAAGGAAGACGGCATCGACAAGGAACTCGCGTTCCCGAATGCTGTACTGGCGCTGTTCCATTACCCGGACAAAGGGCTGCGGGAACGGGTCTTCCGGATCTACAACGAACACATCGCCGATCTTCAGGAGCGCTCCAACGGTCATTTCTACGGTGTCGGGCTGATCAACTGGTGGGATCCGAAGGGCACCCGCAGCACCCTCGAAGAGCTGAAGTCACTGGGGCTGCGGACCTTCCTGCTCCCGCTCAACCCAGGCAAAGACGACGACGGAAACATCTACGACTACGGCAGCACCAGCATGGACGCGGTGTGGGACGAGATCGAGGCCTCCGGGGTCCCGGTCAGCCACCACATCGGCGAGACTCCGCCGAAGACGC carries:
- a CDS encoding bifunctional 3-(3-hydroxy-phenyl)propionate/3-hydroxycinnamic acid hydroxylase, with amino-acid sequence MTVDADVVIVGAGPSGLTLANILGLQGVRVLVVDERDKLIDYPRGVGLDDESLRTFQSIGLIDQVLPHTVPNQILRFFDADRRLLAEMAPPDARFGWPKRNGFVQPMVDAELYAGLGRFEHVEVRFGHRMHTCTETSDGVTVEFDSGQPAVSARYVVGCDGGRSATRRLMGVSFDGTTSSTRWLVVDIANDPLGHPNSEVGADPRRPYVSIAIAHGIRRFEFMIHPHESDEEADDPAFVRRMLGRLIPYPERVDMIRHRVYTHHSRIAGSFRKGRLMLAGDAAHLMPVWQGQGYNSGIRDAANLGWKLAAVVTGKADDALLDTYDAERRKHARAMIDLSTMVGRVISPTNRKVAALRDRVIHAASAVPSLKRYVLEMRFKPMPRYQQGAVYHHQHAAPNSPTGTLFIQPRVDTRDAQNVLLDEVLGTGFAVLCWSNNLRAVLGNDTFEQWKALGARFVEVRPISQLRWPGHDDADVIVVGDRTGALKSWFDVYTDSVLFLRPDRCIAAACIAQRAPETSTALFEVLHLIQGGGAGSHGEKSDGTVLHVAQSAAESSGAVTGTP
- a CDS encoding 3-carboxyethylcatechol 2,3-dioxygenase; protein product: MSHSPLLNLPGPSQELLDDIEGAMVAARDFVTDFDPELVVTFAPDHYNGFFYRAMPPFCIGTAATGVGDYGTYKGPLNVPADLATDCARAVLDADVDVALSAAMDVDHGTVQPLEKLFGNAAARPVIPVFVNSVATPLGPIRRVRALGAAVGAHLGTLGKRILLIGSGGLSHDPPVPTLATAPAAALERIVHGAPMSDDQRQARQSAVMAAAREFAAGQGKLAPLNPDWDNAFLDLVDTGRLAEVDRWDNTWVARQAGNSAHEVRTWVAAFAALAAQGDYRTGNRFYRAAPELIAGFAIRTAVIA
- a CDS encoding FAD-binding protein — its product is MTAALTAGAAGLDTLVVEKSARFGGSTALSGGGIWVPGAPSQRRQGHVPDPEQVFRYLKEITGGLVSDARLRTYVEAAPEMMEFLENLSPWLEFVWKPGYADYYPELPGGSPLGSTINVPEIDLRTLGDEEENLLTPLALAPRGIWFAPKDLRLFYQVRQSWRGKAVLVKLIWRMFRARVFGDRMAAIGQSLVARLRLAMKQQNIPLWLNSPMTELITDHDGRVVGAVVEKDGRSVRVRADRGVVLASGGFDHDMAWRLQYLPELARVREMRGDDKDWSFGNPAATGDGIRAGEKVGAATELLDEAWWFPAMCWPDGRLQFMLNERMMPAQFIVNGAGKRFINEAAPYMDFAHAMIDGERSGVTHIPCWLITDIRSFHRYVVGGHLPIPKVPFAPVPTGWKVPAAWLESGVVKTGSTWEELAAQIGVPGAELRNTAERFNELARKGHDDDFHRGDSAYDNYYGDPTLPNPNLYPIGKPPYYAFQIILGDLGTSGGLRTDEFARVLRADDSVIDGLYAVGNVSAAVMGRSYAGAGATIGPAMAFGYVAARHIAASENKEPVSHQPAKDPDLQGGNQ
- a CDS encoding LLM class flavin-dependent oxidoreductase; the protein is MKISLFYEFALPRPWSDDDERELFQDGLDEVEAADKAGFSTVWLTEHHFLEEYCHATAPEMFLAAASQRTKNIRLGFGVMHLPPPINHPARIAERVATLDLISNGRVEFGTGEGSSVAELGGFNIDPADKRSMWEEALEVSIRCMTEAPFTGFKGQHVEMAARNVIPKPLQDPHPPVWVACTRPSSVQMAAQKAIGALSFAYTGPEALKDRVDGYYKEFEEQGAPITPAINPNILAIGGDLSMMVAKNDDEAIKRLGIGGGFFSFGIMHYYLTGMHTPGRTGVWELYEKAVKEDPTLAYGPGRGAIGGPETVREFLRGYEASGVDEIILLLNPRSHEGTMESIEIMGNEILPEFIERDALAVKDKAKRLEPVIEKVEARRQNWDAPTFDETYAFGGLPTGRGGKFTAGEIPEAMAEINEGRVKAAQAEKEARAAKEAAG
- a CDS encoding coniferyl-alcohol dehydrogenase; its protein translation is MVQIDELFRYDDRRVVVTGCASGIGAALSRQLAKLGAEVVGLDLSSPAQDSGVAEFHTLDLADEGSVADAVGAVAGPVHALFNVAGVSSGIKNPLRVVTINFLGTRRFTEAITPLMPPGSAIANVSSLAASQYLANAPVTLGLLETESFADGIRWCEANPDALADGGYRLSKEAIILYGMRYVAALGRKGIRINCSAPGVTDTPILDQLRSAYGQGFLDAFSNPLGRHADADEQASVLAFLNSAAARHITGHVVWVDGGSVAERVFEDLTDRVHQQQAKDAT
- a CDS encoding cyclase family protein, whose product is MTGTMSDFRKAADEVRNWGRWGDEDELGTLNFITPDKVREAAGLVKKGSVISLGGDFSAGGPQGAFKFRQNPVHVMTVDGGDASTLVEYGPQWLRNAVAADMSAFFADNPFRFNDDLIVMPLQAATQWDAMSHVYYEDKLYNGFPADSVTSFGAFHLGIEKVDSKGITSRGVLLDVVAHRGEDTFCRPGTPITADELDEIAAKQHVEIRSGDIVVVHTGWWTRFLETGDGGEAGSGLHWTCASWLHEREVAAVASDNLMVEDPDPGNGVEGTFLPMHMLCLRDMGLMLGEYWDLGPLAADCAADGVYEFQLVAPPLKVVGAVGAPVSPIAIK
- a CDS encoding NADPH-dependent FMN reductase, whose translation is MTTSRQPFVVGLGGTLRANSSTERALRYCLAAVEKQGGRTRLFAAEDLDLPMYAPHELERTPRALELVKTLRDADAVVVGSPGYHGAISGLVKNALDYIEDLREDPRVYLDNTPWGCISCAYGWQAAVGTLTQLRGIGHALRAWPTPLGVAINSAEPIWAPSGELADTEQARTVANQLELLASQVLAFAQTARETS